One region of Psychrobacter sp. DAB_AL43B genomic DNA includes:
- the dksA gene encoding RNA polymerase-binding protein DksA has product MSTLTTNPSDVKFTPYAPAKDEEYMSDEQLAHFKAMLLDWKHQLIGEADRTKTYIQDESSAMPDINDRATQEEEFALTLRTRDRERKLIRKIDKSISEIENDDYGFCETCGVEIGLRRLEARPTATQCIDCKTLSEIKERQNQGHT; this is encoded by the coding sequence ATGAGCACCCTGACCACGAATCCAAGTGATGTTAAGTTTACGCCTTATGCACCTGCCAAAGACGAAGAATATATGTCTGATGAGCAGTTAGCGCATTTTAAGGCTATGTTATTAGACTGGAAGCATCAGCTTATTGGTGAAGCTGATCGCACCAAGACTTATATCCAAGATGAATCGAGCGCCATGCCAGATATTAATGATCGCGCCACTCAAGAAGAAGAGTTTGCTCTGACTTTGCGTACGCGTGATCGTGAGCGCAAACTCATTCGCAAAATCGACAAGTCTATTTCAGAAATCGAAAATGACGATTATGGTTTTTGCGAGACCTGTGGCGTAGAGATTGGCCTGCGTCGTCTCGAAGCACGCCCAACGGCGACTCAGTGCATCGACTGCAAAACCTTGTCTGAGATCAAAGAACGCCAAAATCAAGGTCATACCTAA
- a CDS encoding metallophosphoesterase yields MLSYPASTISTPDGQVNVLQITDLHLSSPMPAAENSSEVSVCQYSFEAIVKQALSKELRCDLILVTGDLVNKVQSAIYDLIFEVLQETGIPFACIAGNHDVTDEIGEDLPFFQRELIARPTDSRLLSRHIIETDHWQLLLLDSSITGKVEGEVTPTDIDWVFKQLDSCDKPALIALHHHVLPVDSAWIDSHMAKNADNFWQHISAFEHLKVVIHGHTHQDQMRHYQGVTVYSTPSTCYQFKPFEDNFAYDKNARPGYRWLQLANNGKVASWVERLDT; encoded by the coding sequence ATGCTAAGCTATCCTGCCAGTACCATCAGCACGCCAGATGGACAGGTCAACGTTTTACAAATAACTGATTTGCATTTATCATCGCCTATGCCTGCTGCTGAAAACAGTAGTGAGGTGTCTGTTTGTCAATACAGTTTTGAAGCGATTGTCAAACAAGCATTAAGCAAAGAGCTTCGCTGTGATTTGATCCTTGTGACGGGCGACTTGGTCAATAAAGTGCAGTCAGCTATTTATGATCTTATCTTTGAGGTATTGCAGGAAACCGGTATTCCTTTTGCCTGTATTGCAGGCAATCATGACGTAACTGATGAGATTGGTGAAGATTTACCATTTTTCCAGCGAGAACTCATTGCTAGGCCTACTGACTCACGTTTGCTGAGTCGGCATATTATTGAAACCGACCATTGGCAGCTACTTTTATTAGACTCCTCCATTACAGGCAAGGTAGAAGGTGAGGTTACGCCGACCGACATTGATTGGGTATTTAAGCAGCTAGATTCTTGTGATAAGCCAGCGCTCATTGCTCTACACCATCACGTGTTACCGGTAGATTCTGCGTGGATTGATAGCCATATGGCTAAGAATGCAGATAATTTTTGGCAGCATATCTCAGCGTTTGAGCATTTAAAAGTAGTCATTCATGGACATACTCACCAAGACCAAATGCGCCACTATCAAGGGGTCACCGTTTATAGCACGCCCTCTACCTGCTATCAATTCAAGCCTTTTGAGGATAATTTTGCTTACGATAAAAACGCGCGCCCAGGATATCGTTGGTTGCAATTAGCCAACAATGGAAAGGTTGCAAGCTGGGTTGAAAGACTAGATACTTGA
- a CDS encoding metal ABC transporter permease, translating into MTAWLAIIAPAWIAGSILALLSAPLGCLVLWRRMAFFADALAHGTLLGVALAVWWQLPMGIGIALVSVMVVLGLVLIDDERLPVDAVLAVVAVSLLCLGLLTLTQLTDQQANVLGFLFGNLLELDWADLPLIAASTLVGLGLLIYIWPAQIKLATHEALARIQGINPTRQRLFFMGVLAGFCAIALQAVGSLLISGLLVLPALTARLYSASPKQMVIIALITAQLGVTLGVWGSIWLDIQTGLSIVLILAMLFFAALIVSKLISAKSIMAKFWSPRR; encoded by the coding sequence ATGACTGCTTGGTTAGCCATCATTGCACCTGCTTGGATTGCTGGCAGTATTTTAGCGCTGCTCTCTGCACCCTTAGGGTGTCTAGTATTGTGGCGACGCATGGCTTTTTTTGCCGATGCTTTGGCGCATGGGACATTGCTAGGGGTCGCACTGGCGGTATGGTGGCAGTTGCCAATGGGCATTGGCATTGCGCTGGTCAGCGTTATGGTGGTACTAGGGTTGGTACTCATCGATGATGAGCGTTTGCCAGTCGATGCAGTGTTGGCAGTGGTTGCGGTATCGCTACTTTGTTTAGGGTTATTGACTTTAACCCAACTTACCGATCAGCAAGCCAATGTATTAGGCTTTTTATTTGGTAATCTACTTGAGCTTGATTGGGCTGACTTGCCATTGATTGCTGCTAGCACACTGGTGGGATTGGGATTACTGATTTATATATGGCCAGCGCAAATAAAGCTCGCTACTCATGAAGCGTTAGCGCGTATTCAAGGCATTAACCCAACGCGGCAACGATTGTTTTTCATGGGCGTATTGGCAGGGTTTTGTGCGATTGCCTTGCAAGCGGTTGGTAGCTTATTAATTAGCGGCCTATTGGTATTGCCAGCTCTCACTGCGCGCCTATACTCAGCATCGCCAAAACAAATGGTGATTATAGCGCTGATCACCGCTCAACTTGGCGTGACACTAGGTGTTTGGGGCAGTATTTGGCTAGATATTCAAACTGGACTTTCTATCGTATTGATTTTAGCCATGCTATTTTTCGCCGCCTTGATTGTCTCAAAACTCATATCAGCAAAGTCAATAATGGCAAAATTTTGGTCGCCACGTCGTTAG
- the ftsW gene encoding putative lipid II flippase FtsW — MALSSIFRSSSQSQQATGSDGILSMPSARAILLSSVGCMLVLSLLMVASASIPFALSRGMTELHFFNNQLLYMSIGLAVAGIAYRVVSLKNLYKTETQFMLLAITGALLVATLFSTPINGSKRWLSLGGFNFQVAELAKLVMIVFVSDFVVRRSFEVRNGWDGFLRIALVVGLITVLLLAQPDFGSFVVIIGMVFAIFYIAGAPYKQFIALGAVAVGGAVLMVATVQYRLVRVMSFLDPFDDVQDTDYQLARSLIAFGRGQFTGVGYGESVQKLSHLPEAHTDFLLAITGEELGFVGVTMILVLEALIIGSAMRISYNALKRRQMRMSYTAFGIAVVFIAQTIINAAMNMGAIPTKGLTMPFFSYGGSSMLISLVMVAVLLKIYKESPEIEKSQCRYY, encoded by the coding sequence ATGGCGCTCTCTTCTATTTTTCGTTCATCTTCTCAATCTCAGCAAGCTACCGGTTCAGATGGTATTCTTTCTATGCCATCAGCGCGCGCCATTTTATTATCGAGCGTCGGCTGTATGTTGGTGCTGAGTCTATTGATGGTTGCTTCGGCTTCTATTCCTTTTGCGCTCAGTCGCGGCATGACAGAACTGCATTTCTTCAATAATCAGCTACTCTACATGAGTATTGGGCTGGCTGTCGCAGGTATTGCTTATCGTGTTGTGTCCCTAAAGAATTTATATAAAACTGAAACTCAGTTTATGCTATTGGCCATCACCGGGGCATTGCTGGTTGCCACCTTATTTAGTACGCCCATTAATGGCTCTAAGCGCTGGCTAAGCTTGGGAGGTTTTAACTTTCAGGTAGCAGAGTTGGCAAAGCTGGTGATGATTGTGTTTGTCTCAGACTTTGTGGTACGGCGCTCATTTGAGGTTCGTAATGGTTGGGATGGCTTTTTGAGGATTGCCCTAGTGGTCGGGCTGATAACTGTACTGCTGTTAGCGCAGCCAGATTTTGGCTCCTTTGTGGTTATCATTGGAATGGTTTTTGCTATCTTCTATATTGCTGGTGCACCCTACAAGCAATTTATAGCCTTGGGTGCGGTCGCCGTCGGTGGGGCGGTGTTAATGGTCGCGACCGTACAATACCGATTGGTGCGGGTGATGTCGTTTTTGGATCCTTTCGATGATGTCCAAGATACGGATTATCAGCTGGCACGTAGCTTGATTGCCTTTGGTCGTGGGCAGTTTACTGGTGTCGGTTATGGTGAAAGCGTACAAAAATTATCGCATTTACCAGAGGCGCATACGGATTTCTTATTAGCGATTACGGGTGAAGAGTTGGGCTTTGTTGGCGTTACGATGATATTAGTGCTTGAGGCGTTGATTATCGGTAGTGCAATGCGTATCAGCTATAATGCGCTAAAACGTCGGCAGATGCGCATGAGCTATACCGCCTTTGGTATCGCTGTGGTGTTTATTGCGCAGACAATTATTAATGCCGCGATGAATATGGGTGCGATTCCGACCAAAGGTCTGACGATGCCTTTCTTTAGTTACGGTGGTTCATCGATGTTGATTAGCTTAGTGATGGTGGCGGTGCTGCTAAAGATTTACAAAGAAAGCCCTGAGATCGAAAAAAGCCAGTGTCGTTATTACTAA
- a CDS encoding metal ABC transporter ATP-binding protein — protein sequence MNHASKLLSLNNISYHIGQQRLLSHINIDIAVNETVSLIGPNGAGKSTLVKLILGLINPTEGQISTYEPLKLGYVPQRFAVPPILPLRVCDLLAQADKKRLTAEQRQFIFDNLSLSHLLSRQMLHLSGGETQRVLLARALLDKPNLLILDEPMQGLDPDTEVWLYQFIDELPEFLQCAMLVVSHDLHWVMKGSRRVICLNKHICCEGQPSELAISSEFQKLFGHHYEQPYVHQPHACEHHAPSEI from the coding sequence ATGAATCATGCCAGCAAGTTGCTGAGCTTAAATAATATCAGCTACCATATTGGGCAACAACGCTTACTATCGCATATCAATATCGATATTGCAGTCAATGAAACTGTGAGCCTTATTGGACCTAATGGTGCTGGCAAATCAACGCTCGTGAAGCTAATTTTGGGGCTAATTAACCCTACGGAAGGTCAAATTAGCACTTATGAACCATTGAAGCTTGGCTATGTACCGCAGCGCTTTGCCGTACCGCCAATTTTGCCGTTACGCGTATGCGATTTATTAGCGCAAGCAGACAAAAAGCGCTTAACGGCTGAGCAACGTCAGTTTATATTTGATAATTTGTCATTAAGCCATTTGCTCTCACGGCAGATGCTGCATCTGTCGGGCGGTGAGACCCAGCGAGTATTGTTGGCGCGGGCATTATTAGACAAACCCAATTTATTGATTTTAGATGAGCCGATGCAAGGGCTTGACCCTGATACTGAAGTGTGGCTTTATCAGTTTATTGATGAATTACCAGAATTTTTGCAGTGCGCCATGCTAGTGGTGTCGCACGATTTGCATTGGGTGATGAAAGGCAGTCGACGGGTAATTTGTCTGAATAAGCATATCTGCTGTGAAGGTCAGCCAAGCGAGCTTGCGATTAGCAGTGAATTCCAAAAGCTGTTTGGACATCATTACGAGCAGCCATACGTCCATCAGCCACACGCCTGTGAACATCATGCACCAAGCGAAATATGA
- a CDS encoding metal ABC transporter solute-binding protein, Zn/Mn family, whose product MIAYYHNATKTINKLWRLILQPQRLLITVVMMLGSLAINAQAATVSVSNYPLFLLSQAVTAGSPPAKQLLQAGEVGHHGSISPGDIKAIQDSTFVVWFGEPLENNLAASLNSAPNAIALFKFDAFNRHPLRDVKGKAIAGTLDPHIWLDPDNAKAITRALAVIHSHANPQYKKLYHANAQKFAQRMDTAVAVTNQNNSQKPLPYWAYHDAYQYMESSAKLQLIGSLSTDHHLAPKASQLRWLNEQRPAKKMCLVSPSQPAKGLLAKLQPVQATVQAEDMSNSKDFISGWQIMAEQIRQCIS is encoded by the coding sequence ATGATTGCCTATTATCACAATGCTACAAAGACTATAAATAAACTTTGGCGCTTAATATTACAGCCGCAACGCTTGTTGATAACTGTAGTAATGATGCTAGGCTCTTTGGCGATAAATGCGCAAGCAGCAACGGTCAGCGTGAGTAACTATCCACTATTTTTATTAAGTCAGGCAGTAACTGCAGGATCGCCACCTGCCAAGCAATTATTGCAAGCAGGGGAGGTGGGTCACCATGGCAGTATCAGTCCTGGTGATATTAAAGCGATTCAAGACAGCACCTTTGTGGTTTGGTTCGGTGAGCCATTAGAAAATAATTTGGCAGCAAGTTTAAATAGTGCGCCCAATGCCATTGCTTTATTTAAGTTTGATGCTTTTAATCGTCATCCACTGCGCGATGTAAAAGGTAAAGCCATTGCTGGCACGTTAGACCCCCATATTTGGCTTGATCCTGATAATGCCAAAGCCATTACCCGTGCGCTTGCTGTCATACACAGTCATGCCAATCCACAATATAAAAAGCTCTATCATGCCAATGCGCAAAAATTTGCCCAGCGGATGGATACAGCCGTGGCGGTGACCAACCAAAATAATTCGCAGAAACCTTTACCGTATTGGGCCTATCATGATGCTTATCAATATATGGAAAGCAGTGCCAAATTACAGCTGATTGGTAGCTTAAGTACCGACCATCATCTCGCACCAAAAGCCAGTCAATTACGCTGGCTCAATGAGCAACGCCCAGCCAAGAAAATGTGTTTGGTATCGCCAAGCCAACCTGCCAAAGGTTTGCTCGCCAAGCTACAACCCGTTCAAGCTACCGTTCAAGCTGAAGATATGAGTAACAGTAAAGACTTTATTAGCGGTTGGCAGATAATGGCGGAGCAAATCCGTCAATGCATATCATAA
- a CDS encoding SulP family inorganic anion transporter: protein MTSFFGSLREEWFSNIRGDTLSGLVVALALIPEAIAFSIIAGVDPKVGLYASFCIAVVISFVGGRPGMISAATGAMALVMVDLVAEHGLQYLLAATLLCGGIQIVMGILKLGNLMRFVSRSVVIGFVNALAILIFAAQIPELNPMTERVGMTVYIMTAAGLAIIYLFPLIPKIGRVIPSPLVCIVGLTAVAMYMNLDIRNVGSMGELPDSLPMFLLPDIPLNLNTLFIIAPYSIALAIVGLLESMMTATIVDELTDTPSDKNRECRGQGIANVVSGFFGGMAGCAMIGQSMINVKSGGRTRLSTLIAGVVLLIMVVFLSEWVSLIPMAALVAVMIMVSIGTFNWQSIREFKTHPVSFNIVMLATVLTTVFTHNLAYGVGVGVLLSALAFANKIGQFLTIFSEYDDDSNTRYYYVQGQVFFASTTQFLQSFDTKEALDSVHIDVSQAHFWDISAVDTLDKLVIRLQREGIDVKVVGLNSASRTLIDRFSIHDRRDIGLLD, encoded by the coding sequence ATGACATCTTTTTTTGGTAGTTTGCGTGAAGAGTGGTTTTCCAATATTCGTGGCGATACATTATCAGGCTTGGTGGTGGCACTGGCTTTGATTCCAGAAGCGATTGCCTTTTCTATCATCGCCGGTGTCGACCCAAAAGTAGGACTGTATGCCTCATTTTGTATCGCCGTTGTGATCAGTTTTGTCGGTGGACGTCCGGGAATGATTTCGGCTGCGACCGGAGCGATGGCACTGGTTATGGTTGATTTGGTCGCCGAGCATGGTCTGCAGTATTTGCTTGCGGCCACCTTATTGTGTGGTGGCATTCAAATCGTTATGGGAATCTTAAAACTCGGTAATTTAATGCGTTTCGTTTCTCGATCCGTAGTCATTGGTTTTGTCAATGCGCTGGCGATTTTGATATTTGCCGCGCAGATACCAGAGCTTAACCCCATGACTGAGCGTGTCGGTATGACTGTCTATATCATGACTGCCGCAGGTTTGGCGATTATCTATTTATTTCCACTGATTCCTAAAATTGGTCGCGTCATTCCTTCACCACTGGTTTGTATTGTGGGATTGACTGCGGTAGCCATGTATATGAATCTTGATATTCGTAACGTGGGTAGCATGGGCGAGCTGCCAGACTCGTTACCGATGTTTTTGTTGCCGGATATTCCGCTTAACTTAAATACTTTGTTTATCATCGCGCCTTATTCCATCGCACTAGCCATTGTAGGTTTATTAGAATCGATGATGACGGCGACCATTGTAGATGAGTTGACCGATACGCCAAGCGATAAAAACCGCGAGTGTCGTGGTCAAGGTATTGCCAACGTGGTCTCAGGATTCTTTGGCGGTATGGCAGGCTGTGCCATGATTGGACAATCGATGATTAACGTCAAGTCTGGTGGGCGTACTCGTTTATCAACGCTCATCGCCGGTGTGGTGCTGCTGATTATGGTGGTATTCTTGAGTGAATGGGTCAGCCTAATACCGATGGCAGCGCTGGTCGCGGTCATGATTATGGTCTCTATCGGTACCTTTAATTGGCAGTCTATTCGTGAATTTAAGACGCATCCAGTGTCATTTAATATCGTTATGCTGGCGACGGTATTAACCACGGTCTTTACCCACAATCTAGCGTACGGCGTCGGTGTTGGTGTGCTGCTATCTGCGTTGGCTTTTGCCAACAAAATCGGTCAATTTTTAACCATATTTAGTGAATATGATGACGATAGCAATACGCGTTACTATTACGTTCAAGGACAAGTATTCTTTGCTTCAACGACACAGTTTTTACAAAGCTTTGATACTAAAGAAGCATTAGACAGCGTGCACATCGATGTCAGCCAAGCGCACTTTTGGGATATCAGTGCGGTTGATACTTTGGACAAATTAGTCATACGTTTGCAGCGCGAAGGTATCGATGTCAAAGTAGTCGGACTCAATAGCGCCAGCCGTACCCTTATTGACCGTTTTTCTATTCATGATCGCCGCGATATTGGGCTACTGGATTAA
- the murD gene encoding UDP-N-acetylmuramoyl-L-alanine--D-glutamate ligase — MTANTVMETLIHKGNGLQVVVGLGQSGLSVAHYLAEQGYRVAITDNQASPTLADKLPAAVEIRQFGGIDTDLLQQAARIIISPGISLDNEAISAAREANIPVVSDIQLFCDACTVPIIAITGSNAKSTVTTLVGQMAADAGVNVGVGGNIGVPALSLLTNTEMELAVIELSSFQLETVTNLGAQVATVLNMSPDHLDRHGDMLGYHQAKHRIFQGAKSVVINREDALTRPLVSDNLPRLSTGIHAPDKGQYGLITDIEGQTYLARGTERLLSADKLRIKGRHNLLNAQAALALGELAGLPLESMLNTLQQFAGLEHRCQYVATVAGVDYFNDSKGTNIGSTMAAVEGLGAVYALKDGKLLLILGGQGKGQQFGELAPFINQYVSQLLFIGEDSRQIEQHLRAAGLSDDVTLHQCQTLEGAFATIEQVTASSLSQVQAVLLSPACASFDQFSGFVDRGEHFSQLVRQSDAVL; from the coding sequence ATGACCGCTAACACCGTAATGGAAACCTTGATTCACAAGGGTAATGGCTTGCAAGTCGTGGTCGGTTTGGGGCAATCGGGGTTATCGGTAGCACATTATTTAGCCGAGCAAGGCTATCGAGTCGCTATTACTGATAATCAGGCTAGTCCCACTTTAGCAGACAAATTGCCTGCCGCTGTTGAAATCAGACAGTTCGGTGGTATAGATACCGATTTATTGCAACAAGCGGCACGGATTATTATCAGTCCTGGCATCTCTCTAGATAACGAAGCCATTAGCGCGGCCAGAGAGGCGAATATTCCGGTAGTCAGCGACATTCAGCTGTTTTGTGACGCCTGTACCGTACCGATAATCGCGATTACTGGCTCTAATGCAAAAAGCACCGTGACTACATTGGTCGGTCAAATGGCGGCGGATGCCGGTGTCAATGTGGGAGTTGGCGGTAATATCGGCGTACCAGCACTGAGTCTGCTGACGAATACCGAGATGGAGCTGGCCGTTATTGAACTATCAAGTTTTCAGCTAGAGACTGTGACAAACTTAGGGGCGCAGGTCGCAACAGTTCTTAATATGTCGCCTGATCACTTAGACCGTCACGGTGATATGCTCGGCTATCATCAAGCTAAGCATCGTATCTTTCAAGGGGCTAAGTCAGTGGTCATTAATCGTGAAGATGCTTTGACCCGTCCACTGGTGTCGGATAATTTACCGCGATTGAGCACGGGTATTCATGCGCCTGATAAAGGTCAGTATGGTCTTATTACTGATATTGAAGGGCAGACTTACCTCGCACGAGGTACAGAGCGTCTACTATCGGCGGATAAGCTACGAATTAAAGGTCGTCATAATTTGCTTAATGCTCAGGCGGCTTTAGCACTTGGTGAGCTCGCAGGTTTACCGCTTGAGAGCATGCTGAACACTTTGCAGCAGTTCGCAGGGCTTGAGCATCGCTGTCAATACGTCGCTACGGTCGCTGGTGTTGATTACTTTAATGATTCTAAAGGCACCAATATTGGCTCAACCATGGCGGCTGTCGAAGGGTTAGGTGCGGTCTATGCCCTAAAAGACGGTAAGCTGTTATTAATCTTAGGTGGTCAAGGTAAAGGTCAGCAATTTGGCGAATTGGCTCCTTTTATTAATCAATACGTCAGTCAATTACTCTTTATTGGTGAGGATAGTCGGCAGATTGAGCAGCATTTACGGGCAGCTGGCCTCAGTGACGATGTGACACTACATCAATGCCAGACATTAGAAGGCGCTTTTGCAACAATTGAGCAAGTGACTGCAAGTAGTTTATCGCAAGTACAAGCTGTGTTATTGTCACCCGCTTGTGCCAGCTTTGATCAATTTAGTGGATTTGTCGATCGTGGCGAGCACTTTAGTCAGCTTGTCAGACAATCAGACGCGGTGTTGTAA
- a CDS encoding Fur family transcriptional regulator, translating to MPTTSSTCEHVHDVQDFTPHNVTERLEAAKEQSRIRGVRFTPLRQQVYMLILQANKPVGAYDLITQLQQMRLLNNDNDTDGAKNVAPPTVYRSLEFLLSEGLIHQLTSINAYVPCCHPRAQHTAAFLICEQCQRVQECSSLPVQEMMSFAEQDIGFTVARSVIELSGRCQACQ from the coding sequence ATGCCGACCACCTCATCTACCTGTGAGCATGTGCACGATGTGCAAGATTTTACGCCACACAATGTGACTGAGCGTCTAGAGGCAGCAAAAGAGCAGTCTCGTATACGCGGTGTGCGCTTTACGCCCTTGCGGCAACAGGTTTATATGCTGATATTACAAGCCAACAAACCAGTTGGCGCTTATGACTTAATCACCCAATTACAGCAAATGCGTCTATTAAACAACGATAATGACACTGATGGCGCAAAGAATGTCGCGCCGCCGACGGTGTATCGCAGTTTAGAATTTTTATTAAGCGAAGGTTTGATTCATCAACTGACCTCTATTAATGCTTATGTTCCTTGCTGTCATCCGCGCGCGCAGCATACGGCAGCGTTCTTAATCTGTGAGCAGTGCCAGCGCGTACAAGAATGTAGCAGCTTACCCGTGCAAGAGATGATGAGCTTTGCTGAGCAAGATATTGGCTTTACCGTTGCTCGTAGTGTGATTGAGCTGAGCGGTCGGTGCCAAGCGTGTCAGTAA
- a CDS encoding ATP synthase subunit I has translation MTKPAKRTQKDKIGIYLKRQAWILFILIIIAWMIDTIWLHSELTVAKSTAIGALLSFATQAVFAFFIFWYTGYRARLHIVSQLYRGQMAKWLLTVFGFALIFITVQPLSAPALFIGFMVMQISHSWMLWHIR, from the coding sequence ATGACCAAGCCTGCTAAACGCACACAAAAAGATAAAATTGGCATCTATCTCAAGCGCCAAGCATGGATATTATTTATCCTAATTATTATTGCTTGGATGATAGATACGATATGGCTACATAGTGAGCTTACCGTAGCGAAAAGTACCGCTATTGGTGCCTTGCTGAGTTTTGCCACCCAAGCAGTTTTTGCTTTTTTTATCTTTTGGTATACCGGTTATCGCGCGCGCTTACATATTGTGAGCCAGCTTTATCGGGGTCAGATGGCTAAATGGCTGTTGACCGTGTTTGGTTTCGCACTAATTTTTATTACCGTACAACCCCTATCGGCGCCTGCGCTGTTCATCGGTTTTATGGTAATGCAAATTAGTCACAGTTGGATGTTGTGGCATATACGCTAG
- the gluQRS gene encoding tRNA glutamyl-Q(34) synthetase GluQRS, translating to MPNISLPNTSLPINKPLPQPIGRFAPSPTGELHLGSLTTALASFCHIKSIGGKWLLRMEDTDTERCDRQFTEQILIDLEMLGLNWDGDVIYQSERIDIYNDYVSSVLHPLTYGCQCSRKSLEHYWTQQEEQHATVMNTEFLTTELPSMKSCQVQPNRQRYPRFCVNADLSHEQHKLRIQLPDYSIGFKDGIQGVQWDNPQQTLGDMVVRRQDGMINYILAASLDDGLQQVTHIMRGLDILPMTTAQISIMHAARLPAIEHWYHLPLICNPDGQKLSKQNLAQPIDTRDPSKLIAHALQLLQQPAVDHDTPVLMLNQAIAQWDNVPLQGIQSLNMPNI from the coding sequence ATGCCAAACATCTCTTTGCCAAATACTTCTTTACCAATTAATAAACCTCTACCACAGCCTATCGGTCGTTTTGCGCCTTCACCCACAGGTGAGTTACATCTTGGTTCGTTAACGACAGCGCTTGCCAGCTTTTGTCACATCAAATCTATCGGTGGTAAATGGTTATTACGTATGGAAGACACCGATACGGAACGCTGTGATAGACAATTTACTGAGCAGATTCTTATCGACTTAGAGATGCTTGGGCTAAACTGGGATGGTGATGTTATTTATCAATCTGAGCGCATTGATATTTATAATGATTATGTCTCTTCAGTGCTGCACCCGCTGACTTATGGCTGCCAATGTTCACGTAAGAGCTTGGAACACTACTGGACGCAGCAAGAAGAACAGCACGCAACAGTTATGAACACGGAATTCTTAACAACTGAGTTGCCCTCTATGAAGTCCTGCCAAGTACAACCCAATAGACAGCGCTATCCACGATTCTGTGTTAATGCTGATCTGAGTCATGAACAACATAAGCTACGAATACAGTTACCAGACTATAGCATTGGCTTTAAGGATGGCATTCAAGGCGTACAGTGGGATAATCCACAGCAGACTTTAGGGGATATGGTGGTTCGTCGCCAAGATGGTATGATTAATTATATTTTGGCCGCCAGCCTTGATGATGGCTTACAACAAGTAACCCATATCATGCGCGGTTTGGATATTTTACCAATGACCACGGCTCAAATTAGTATCATGCATGCCGCGCGCTTGCCTGCTATCGAGCATTGGTATCATTTACCGTTGATATGCAATCCTGACGGTCAAAAGCTATCTAAGCAGAATCTTGCCCAGCCTATTGATACGCGTGATCCAAGTAAGCTGATTGCTCATGCTTTACAACTATTACAGCAGCCTGCGGTCGATCATGACACGCCAGTACTCATGCTCAATCAAGCGATTGCACAATGGGATAACGTACCATTACAGGGTATACAATCGTTAAATATGCCTAACATTTAA